From Salinirubellus salinus, the proteins below share one genomic window:
- a CDS encoding MFS transporter encodes MGSLSLLRDREFLALSGTAFARAQAYSTIAIALALYAEQFGTTSTVEGLFGTAFALAQLVIVLPLGRKIDTGNAKRYLLAGLVLNVLVFVGFVFVGSVEHVILVRVVQGLGASLLWITGSTVVGEISPDGERGQWLGTYNQVGAFSSLAGDLVGGALLALYGFTLTYAVLAAVTVGAALLVLLALRENPGGRTDPEEATGVETIRNLLGRRAIRALVTFRLGLSFGKMCVILFLPIYARTAFGMNPFLVGGILAGGKVTKGLTQGYVGTLTDRLGGKHRFVAAGALLYAVGTALIPLAEVGDRFFPAVTLTLPPGIATGTVTLVPAFFVLFGAYGVCGVADSIRLPASMALFVEEGEEFDAVAGSMSLRSIAWKVGQVTGPVTVGAVWDATDVTTAFVTAAAFIAVATGVFVLLYRGVTAPDVVPTPGD; translated from the coding sequence ATGGGTTCGCTGTCCCTCTTGCGTGACCGGGAGTTCCTCGCGCTGTCGGGGACGGCGTTCGCCCGCGCGCAAGCCTACTCCACCATCGCCATCGCGCTGGCACTCTACGCCGAGCAGTTCGGCACCACGTCGACGGTCGAGGGACTGTTCGGGACGGCGTTCGCGCTCGCCCAGCTGGTCATCGTCCTCCCGCTGGGCCGCAAGATCGACACCGGGAACGCCAAGCGCTACCTGCTGGCGGGACTGGTGCTCAACGTCCTCGTGTTCGTCGGCTTCGTCTTCGTCGGCAGCGTCGAACACGTCATCCTCGTCCGCGTGGTGCAGGGCCTCGGTGCGAGCCTGCTCTGGATAACGGGGAGCACGGTCGTCGGCGAGATATCCCCCGACGGCGAACGCGGCCAGTGGCTCGGGACCTACAACCAGGTGGGCGCGTTCTCCTCACTCGCGGGCGACCTCGTCGGTGGCGCGCTGCTCGCGCTCTACGGATTCACGCTCACCTACGCCGTCCTCGCCGCCGTCACCGTCGGCGCCGCGTTGCTCGTCCTCCTCGCCCTCCGGGAGAATCCCGGCGGCCGCACGGACCCCGAGGAGGCAACCGGCGTCGAGACCATCCGGAACCTGCTGGGTCGCCGTGCCATCCGGGCGCTGGTGACCTTCCGTCTCGGCCTCTCGTTCGGGAAGATGTGCGTCATCCTCTTCCTCCCCATCTACGCCCGCACGGCGTTCGGGATGAACCCCTTCCTCGTCGGCGGCATCCTCGCCGGCGGCAAGGTGACGAAGGGGCTGACCCAGGGCTACGTCGGCACCCTCACGGACCGCCTCGGCGGGAAACACCGCTTCGTCGCGGCCGGCGCACTCCTCTACGCCGTCGGCACGGCGCTCATCCCGCTCGCGGAGGTCGGTGACCGCTTCTTCCCAGCCGTCACGCTGACGCTCCCGCCCGGCATCGCGACCGGGACGGTGACGCTCGTCCCCGCGTTCTTCGTCCTGTTCGGCGCCTACGGCGTCTGTGGGGTCGCCGACAGCATCCGCCTGCCCGCGAGCATGGCGCTGTTCGTCGAGGAGGGTGAGGAGTTCGACGCCGTCGCCGGCAGCATGAGCCTGCGCTCCATCGCGTGGAAGGTCGGACAGGTCACCGGCCCGGTCACGGTAGGGGCGGTCTGGGACGCCACCGACGTGACGACGGCGTTCGTCACCGCCGCGGCGTTCATCGCCGTCGCCACCGGCGTCTTCGTCCTGCTCTACCGCGGGGTCACGGCGCCGGACGTGGTACCCACGCCGGGGGACTGA
- a CDS encoding DUF7504 family protein has translation MTYVVEGLADSTVRFDDGSSLLVTGPVGAGREAALDVLDDISGSETVVFISTNDGAASAVDWFGERGVDTTVRLGIVDASGSSMPVPEGLPVERLGSPGDLTGMSLGFAKLAQRFEQAGSGDRIRVGLVSVSTLLMYADVQTVFRFLHVFTSRIRSGGLLGVFTLEPGMHDDQTVNTVRAIFDCEARVDEDETVDLRGTGFTKG, from the coding sequence ATGACGTACGTGGTCGAGGGGCTGGCCGACTCGACGGTCCGGTTCGACGACGGGAGCAGTCTGCTCGTCACGGGGCCCGTCGGCGCGGGCCGCGAGGCGGCCCTCGACGTGCTGGACGACATCTCCGGCTCCGAGACGGTGGTGTTCATCTCGACGAACGACGGCGCGGCCAGCGCCGTCGACTGGTTCGGCGAGCGTGGCGTCGACACCACCGTCAGGCTGGGAATCGTCGACGCCAGCGGGAGTTCGATGCCGGTCCCCGAGGGCCTCCCGGTCGAACGGCTGGGGTCGCCGGGCGACCTCACCGGGATGAGTCTCGGCTTCGCGAAACTGGCCCAGCGGTTCGAGCAGGCCGGCAGCGGCGACCGCATCCGGGTGGGGCTCGTCTCGGTGTCGACGCTGCTGATGTACGCAGACGTGCAGACGGTGTTCCGGTTCCTCCACGTGTTCACCTCGCGTATCCGCTCGGGCGGACTGCTCGGCGTGTTCACGCTCGAACCGGGGATGCACGACGACCAGACGGTGAACACGGTCCGTGCCATCTTCGACTGCGAGGCACGGGTCGACGAGGACGAGACGGTCGACCTCCGGGGGACGGGCTTCACGAAGGGGTAG
- a CDS encoding response regulator has product MAEADPPTVLVVEDEAPLIEIYARWLGDRFEVRTAQNGESALEQLDEDVDVVLLDRLMPGMSGDDVLAAIRERGFEPRVAMVTAVEPDFDIITMGFDDYLTKPVDREELVETVDRLVSRSSFAGLEQEFYACVEKRAALESAKSVEQLETSEEYADLTERIDGLRARLDETLPDMGSGDFVAMVRDIENRDEDGDDRRPGGREDGR; this is encoded by the coding sequence ATGGCTGAGGCGGACCCTCCGACGGTGCTCGTCGTAGAGGACGAGGCACCACTCATCGAGATCTACGCCCGGTGGTTGGGTGACCGCTTCGAGGTCCGCACCGCGCAGAACGGTGAGAGTGCACTGGAGCAACTCGACGAGGACGTCGACGTCGTGTTGCTCGACCGGCTGATGCCGGGGATGTCGGGTGACGACGTGCTGGCGGCCATCCGCGAGCGTGGGTTCGAACCCCGCGTGGCGATGGTGACGGCGGTCGAGCCCGACTTCGACATCATCACGATGGGGTTCGACGACTACCTCACGAAGCCCGTCGACCGCGAGGAACTGGTGGAGACGGTCGACCGGCTCGTCTCACGCTCGTCGTTCGCGGGACTGGAACAGGAGTTCTACGCGTGTGTGGAGAAACGGGCGGCGCTGGAGTCGGCGAAGTCCGTCGAGCAACTGGAGACGAGCGAGGAGTACGCCGACCTGACCGAACGTATCGACGGCCTCCGTGCCCGGCTCGACGAGACGCTCCCCGACATGGGGAGTGGCGACTTCGTGGCGATGGTCCGTGACATCGAGAACCGCGACGAGGACGGTGACGACCGGCGGCCCGGGGGGAGGGAGGACGGCCGATGA
- a CDS encoding transposase → MSATANKTLEATLAPPTRCKEQRLQQTLTEYREALHEAFDNGCTTMSATNDVVTPYNLPYQAKDALKSYVPKLHNTYNANELDGEHPLRFVNRAGKFDLDTEREHEICWNVPQPGRGTNFWIPLRLNPDQQELWGELLDDESSTKVGELRLQRHRKTWTLHVTVEYEIKDTSELPENPTRVGFDIGESMLVTGCALQHDTPTKPLLINGKEAKRLRKEMFTTLKRLQERDASEWRIEERFSYHQNRLTDIIEKASRESVEYARQFENPVIVMEDLAFIRVSLDYGKYMNRRLHSWAFARLQGRIEDKARDAGIPVRYVHPQYTSKTCHSCKRIGYRPRQAEFRCKNPACRVSTFQADINASANIARRVDPWGESLPVKQVGDDSPRDGSRCDTATVHRETSAPAQMNLTTHQD, encoded by the coding sequence GTGTCGGCAACCGCGAACAAGACGCTGGAAGCCACGCTCGCCCCACCCACGCGGTGCAAAGAGCAACGCCTCCAGCAAACCCTCACCGAGTACCGAGAGGCACTCCACGAGGCGTTCGACAACGGTTGCACGACGATGAGCGCCACGAACGACGTGGTGACACCGTACAACTTGCCGTATCAAGCGAAAGACGCCCTCAAATCCTACGTCCCCAAACTCCACAACACGTACAACGCCAACGAGTTAGACGGCGAACACCCTCTCCGATTCGTGAACCGAGCCGGGAAGTTCGACCTTGACACCGAGCGTGAGCACGAAATCTGCTGGAACGTTCCGCAACCCGGTCGCGGAACCAACTTCTGGATACCACTCCGACTGAACCCAGACCAGCAAGAATTGTGGGGGGAACTGCTCGATGACGAGTCGAGTACCAAAGTAGGCGAACTTCGCTTGCAGAGACACCGGAAGACGTGGACGCTCCACGTTACCGTCGAATACGAAATCAAGGACACCTCTGAACTCCCCGAGAATCCGACTCGGGTTGGATTCGATATTGGCGAGTCGATGTTGGTCACGGGCTGTGCCCTCCAACACGACACTCCCACCAAACCACTGTTAATCAACGGGAAGGAAGCCAAACGACTCCGCAAAGAGATGTTCACGACCCTGAAACGTCTTCAAGAAAGAGACGCTTCCGAGTGGCGTATCGAAGAACGCTTCTCGTACCACCAGAACCGACTCACGGACATCATCGAGAAAGCATCTCGTGAGTCCGTGGAGTACGCTCGCCAATTCGAGAATCCTGTTATCGTGATGGAAGACTTAGCGTTCATTCGAGTGTCGTTGGACTACGGGAAGTACATGAATCGACGCCTGCACTCGTGGGCGTTCGCTCGCTTGCAGGGCCGTATCGAGGACAAGGCCCGAGACGCCGGAATCCCAGTCCGGTACGTCCACCCGCAGTACACCTCGAAGACGTGCCACTCGTGCAAACGCATCGGGTATCGGCCTCGGCAAGCCGAGTTTAGGTGCAAGAACCCAGCGTGCCGCGTATCGACGTTCCAAGCGGATATTAACGCGAGTGCGAATATTGCACGTCGCGTAGACCCGTGGGGAGAGAGTCTGCCAGTGAAACAGGTAGGCGATGACTCGCCTCGGGATGGGAGCCGTTGTGACACGGCCACAGTCCACCGTGAGACGAGCGCACCAGCGCAAATGAACCTCACGACGCATCAGGACTGA
- a CDS encoding class I SAM-dependent methyltransferase: MAGNSPADPTRSGVRATYEEIAEGFAATREYAWPEVVDFVEDASDGAATGLDVGCGNGRHSELLAEHVTRVVGVDASRSLVALARARARERGWAAAFDPVVGDAATLPLADDSVDLAVYVATLHHLPTRALRVRSLRELGRVLAPDGRALVSAWSTEHDRFVDHDAGFDTTVDWTLPDGKTVGRFYHIYDPAEFDADLERAGLTVVSSVVSSGNCYARVRT; this comes from the coding sequence ATGGCGGGGAATTCACCGGCCGACCCCACCCGCTCGGGGGTCAGGGCCACCTACGAGGAGATCGCAGAGGGGTTCGCGGCCACCCGCGAGTACGCGTGGCCCGAGGTCGTCGACTTCGTCGAGGACGCCAGCGACGGCGCCGCCACCGGACTCGACGTCGGGTGCGGCAACGGTCGCCACAGCGAACTGCTGGCCGAGCACGTCACTCGCGTGGTGGGAGTCGACGCCAGTCGCTCGCTGGTCGCGCTGGCGCGAGCGCGGGCCCGCGAGCGGGGCTGGGCGGCCGCGTTCGACCCGGTCGTCGGTGACGCCGCCACCCTCCCGCTCGCCGACGACAGCGTGGATCTCGCGGTGTACGTCGCGACGCTCCATCACCTCCCGACCCGCGCGTTGCGCGTCCGGAGCCTCCGTGAACTCGGTCGTGTGCTCGCGCCCGACGGCCGGGCGCTCGTCAGCGCGTGGAGCACCGAACACGATCGGTTCGTCGACCACGACGCGGGGTTCGACACGACCGTCGACTGGACGCTCCCGGACGGCAAGACGGTCGGACGGTTCTACCACATCTACGACCCGGCTGAGTTCGATGCGGACCTCGAACGGGCCGGGCTGACCGTCGTGTCGAGCGTGGTCTCCAGTGGGAACTGTTACGCGCGGGTGCGAACGTAG
- a CDS encoding type II secretion system F family protein, whose amino-acid sequence MVLEFVPLGLALALVAVLALEPASRTVEIAVTSVAYRLFGDAEASADDRRQRALRSAGIGTPYRIYAAKTYLYGTVGGFVGAVVGAYVGAFLIQVLGVEGFSNRVPSGFADPVPEGFLTLAAKQAAILGGTALLLGVLSFFVVYFVRWQLPSFQADTRRRQIDASMPRMVAFIYALARGGMSIPDVMESLARNEGVFGAGAEEMAVGVRDMDLFGTDVVTAVRQTSRRTPSENLRNFMQNLSSVLQSGRNFAEFLGQEYRRYREQAEEQQEEILELLATAAEVYVTVVVAGMLFLITILFVIGITSGDTLVLVQLITYAVLPATNVVFVAYLAEVTQPLKATRDTGDGLDAGGTNVRADRLSLEPTTSAAVAADGGLSTVAFDGTDDAANRRRLAWFKRVEQVRRSLTSPIDELVVRPELILFVTVPLAVGYVLLRLPGVFGAGFDLRVFDDVLVHATLFVLATYAVVYEVSRRRLERLEGSLPDLLERLASLNEAGVSIVSSLDRVRRTDIGELDEEAERIWRDIQWGATVEQALARFQQRVETPSVTRTVTLINNAMRASNEIAPVVRIAAEQARSDRQLKRQRRQEMLTYLVVIYVAFIVFVVVIAAIDTVLIPNLPDASNLPETGATGFLQVSNEGTESYRLTFFHAALIQSTLSGLVGGQMGNGSIKDGAKHATVMLAITYTVFLLFSGLQFVG is encoded by the coding sequence ATGGTCCTCGAGTTCGTCCCGCTGGGACTGGCGCTGGCGCTCGTCGCGGTGCTCGCGCTGGAACCCGCGAGTCGGACCGTCGAGATCGCCGTCACGAGCGTCGCCTACCGCCTGTTCGGTGACGCGGAGGCGAGCGCCGACGACCGACGCCAGCGTGCGCTCCGGAGTGCGGGTATCGGGACGCCGTACCGCATCTACGCCGCGAAGACGTACCTCTACGGCACCGTCGGCGGGTTCGTCGGCGCGGTGGTGGGGGCGTACGTCGGCGCGTTCCTCATCCAGGTCCTCGGGGTCGAGGGGTTCTCGAACCGGGTGCCGTCGGGGTTCGCCGACCCCGTCCCGGAGGGGTTCCTCACGCTGGCGGCCAAGCAGGCCGCCATCCTCGGCGGGACGGCCCTGTTGCTCGGCGTCCTCTCGTTCTTCGTCGTCTACTTCGTCCGGTGGCAACTCCCGTCGTTCCAGGCGGACACCCGTCGCCGGCAGATCGACGCCTCGATGCCGCGGATGGTGGCGTTCATCTACGCTCTCGCGCGCGGCGGGATGTCCATCCCGGACGTGATGGAGTCACTCGCCCGCAACGAAGGCGTGTTCGGGGCCGGCGCCGAGGAGATGGCCGTCGGCGTCCGCGACATGGACCTGTTCGGCACGGACGTGGTGACGGCGGTGCGACAGACCTCGCGGCGGACGCCGAGCGAGAACCTGCGGAACTTCATGCAGAACCTCTCGTCGGTACTCCAGTCCGGCCGCAACTTCGCCGAGTTCCTCGGGCAGGAGTACCGGCGGTACCGCGAGCAGGCCGAAGAGCAGCAGGAGGAGATACTCGAGTTGCTGGCGACGGCCGCCGAGGTGTACGTCACGGTGGTCGTCGCCGGGATGCTGTTCCTCATCACCATCCTGTTCGTCATCGGTATCACGAGCGGGGACACGCTCGTGCTCGTCCAGCTCATCACGTACGCCGTCCTGCCCGCGACGAACGTGGTGTTCGTGGCGTACCTCGCGGAGGTGACCCAGCCGCTGAAGGCGACCCGCGACACCGGCGACGGGCTCGACGCCGGTGGGACGAACGTCCGTGCGGACCGGCTCTCGCTGGAGCCGACGACCTCGGCGGCGGTGGCGGCCGACGGTGGCCTCTCGACCGTGGCGTTCGACGGGACGGACGACGCGGCCAACCGGCGTCGGCTCGCGTGGTTCAAGCGCGTCGAACAGGTCCGGCGGAGCCTCACCTCCCCCATCGATGAACTCGTCGTCCGGCCGGAACTGATACTGTTCGTCACCGTGCCGCTCGCCGTCGGGTACGTACTGCTGCGGCTCCCCGGTGTCTTCGGCGCCGGGTTCGACCTCCGGGTGTTCGACGACGTGCTCGTCCACGCGACGCTGTTCGTCCTCGCCACCTACGCCGTCGTCTACGAGGTGAGTCGGCGCCGACTCGAACGGCTGGAGGGGAGCCTCCCCGACCTGCTCGAACGGCTCGCCAGCCTCAACGAGGCCGGCGTCTCCATCGTCTCGTCGCTCGACCGGGTCCGGCGGACCGACATCGGCGAGCTGGACGAGGAGGCAGAGCGCATCTGGCGCGACATCCAGTGGGGGGCGACGGTCGAACAGGCGCTCGCCCGGTTCCAGCAACGCGTCGAGACACCCTCCGTGACCCGGACGGTGACCCTCATCAACAACGCGATGCGGGCGTCGAACGAGATCGCACCGGTCGTGCGCATCGCCGCGGAACAGGCCCGGTCGGACCGACAGTTGAAACGCCAGCGCAGACAGGAGATGCTCACCTACCTCGTCGTCATCTACGTCGCGTTCATCGTGTTCGTGGTCGTCATCGCCGCCATCGACACGGTGCTCATCCCGAACCTGCCGGACGCCTCGAACCTCCCCGAGACAGGGGCGACCGGGTTCCTGCAGGTGAGCAACGAGGGGACCGAGTCGTACCGCCTGACGTTCTTCCACGCGGCGCTCATCCAGTCCACCCTCTCCGGACTGGTCGGCGGCCAGATGGGCAACGGGAGCATCAAGGACGGTGCGAAACACGCCACGGTGATGCTCGCCATCACCTACACCGTGTTCCTCCTGTTCAGTGGCCTCCAGTTCGTCGGCTGA
- a CDS encoding type II/IV secretion system ATPase subunit — MSEQEPRTPDDGGAAGDGDATTGGDDERSRLVDRLSRFVEMLTGSSVELRPYAPLEDAPLVESDVPTGHEEVDRYWLNAPFAYASITYDDEENEHYYDVVEPSLSEFDAELLETLYDDIRDPLLFKQGLDGDPEQTLKEELRDRLQEYGVRIDTATFYTLFYYLNRRFRGFGKIDALMHDPNIEDISCDGYSLPLYAYHDEYQDIETSVQFDEEEELDSFVIKLAQQSGRHISVGNPVVETTLQDGSRAELALGEEVTPRGSAFTIRKYSAEPFTPIDLLDFGTYNLEQMAYLWMAIEHNKNIIFAGGTASGKTTSMNAISMFIPPRSKLISIEDTRELSLYHDNWLSAVTRERLDEAADVTMYDLLRSALRHRPEYILVGEVRGKEAITLFQAMNTGHTTLSTMHADSVQTVINRLENEPINVPRPMVQSLDVLCVQTLARFEGERVRRADAIAEIEGIDQRTGELDYATAFEWRAADDTVREGNRNLLDEIREERGWSQTELLKEFRRRKRFLDFLSQQDITQYRQFTAMINRYYADPEGVMERAKAAADGPLAGMESGSDDGVGSEAEAGAGLD; from the coding sequence ATGTCCGAACAGGAACCACGAACGCCGGACGACGGCGGGGCGGCGGGGGACGGGGATGCGACCACCGGGGGCGACGACGAGCGGTCGAGACTCGTCGACCGGCTCTCCCGGTTCGTCGAGATGCTCACCGGGTCGAGCGTCGAACTCCGGCCGTACGCGCCACTCGAGGACGCCCCGCTCGTCGAGTCCGACGTCCCGACGGGACACGAGGAGGTGGACCGGTACTGGCTGAACGCGCCGTTCGCGTACGCCTCCATCACCTACGACGACGAGGAGAACGAGCACTACTACGACGTGGTCGAACCCTCGCTCTCCGAGTTCGACGCGGAGTTGCTCGAGACGCTCTACGACGACATCCGCGACCCGCTGCTGTTCAAGCAGGGGCTCGACGGTGACCCGGAGCAGACGCTGAAGGAGGAGTTGCGCGACCGGCTCCAGGAGTACGGCGTCCGCATCGACACCGCCACGTTCTACACGCTGTTCTACTACCTCAACCGCCGGTTCCGCGGGTTCGGGAAGATAGACGCGCTGATGCACGACCCGAACATCGAGGACATCTCTTGCGACGGCTACTCGCTGCCGCTGTACGCCTACCACGACGAGTACCAGGACATCGAGACCAGCGTCCAGTTCGACGAGGAGGAGGAACTCGACTCGTTCGTCATCAAACTCGCCCAGCAGTCCGGCCGGCACATCTCGGTCGGGAACCCGGTCGTCGAGACGACCCTGCAGGACGGCTCGCGCGCCGAACTCGCGCTCGGTGAGGAGGTGACCCCCCGCGGGTCGGCGTTCACCATCCGGAAGTACTCCGCGGAGCCGTTCACCCCCATCGACCTGCTGGACTTCGGCACCTACAACCTCGAACAGATGGCCTACCTCTGGATGGCCATCGAGCACAACAAGAACATCATCTTCGCCGGCGGTACCGCCTCGGGCAAGACCACGTCGATGAACGCCATCTCGATGTTCATCCCCCCGCGCTCGAAGCTCATCTCCATCGAGGACACGCGGGAACTCTCGCTCTACCACGACAACTGGCTCTCCGCGGTCACCCGCGAGCGACTGGACGAGGCGGCCGACGTGACGATGTACGACCTCCTCAGGTCGGCACTGCGCCACCGGCCGGAGTACATCCTCGTCGGCGAGGTGCGCGGGAAGGAGGCCATCACGCTGTTCCAGGCGATGAACACCGGCCACACCACGCTGTCGACGATGCACGCCGACTCCGTGCAGACGGTCATCAACCGCCTCGAGAACGAACCCATCAACGTCCCGCGGCCGATGGTCCAGTCGCTGGACGTGCTCTGCGTCCAGACGCTCGCGCGGTTCGAGGGCGAGCGGGTCCGACGGGCCGACGCCATCGCCGAGATCGAGGGCATCGACCAGCGGACGGGCGAACTCGACTACGCCACCGCGTTCGAGTGGCGGGCGGCCGACGACACGGTCCGGGAGGGCAACCGGAACCTGCTGGACGAGATCCGCGAGGAGCGTGGCTGGTCACAGACCGAGTTGCTGAAGGAGTTCCGCCGGCGCAAGCGGTTCCTCGACTTCCTCAGCCAGCAGGACATCACGCAGTACCGGCAGTTCACGGCGATGATCAACCGCTACTACGCGGACCCGGAGGGCGTGATGGAGCGGGCGAAGGCGGCGGCCGACGGGCCGCTCGCCGGGATGGAGTCGGGGAGTGACGACGGGGTCGGTTCGGAGGCCGAAGCGGGGGCCGGACTCGACTGA
- a CDS encoding DUF7549 family protein: MVWVRSEYAGEFAVLSAWLSALLPWSVSFAQAGPVTLVVLRFPLFLFQFTLNLSLEGEQPFQTVLRAVARESGAVQRAYTVWLVGAGVFVLALVLSVGYYALDERLEARLAIDPVRLMAVLLLATGLVLGLASVLVVSSYVGLTVPIGVFFLLALGYLLLVVERAPDDPEETDAAATPE, encoded by the coding sequence ATGGTCTGGGTTCGTTCGGAGTACGCCGGCGAGTTCGCCGTCCTCTCGGCGTGGCTCTCGGCCCTGCTACCGTGGTCGGTGTCGTTCGCGCAGGCCGGCCCCGTCACGCTGGTCGTGCTCCGGTTCCCGCTGTTCCTCTTCCAGTTCACGCTGAACCTCTCGCTCGAGGGTGAACAGCCGTTCCAGACGGTCCTGCGGGCCGTCGCACGGGAGTCCGGAGCGGTCCAGCGGGCCTACACCGTCTGGCTCGTCGGTGCCGGCGTGTTCGTGCTGGCGCTGGTGCTGAGCGTCGGCTACTACGCCCTCGACGAGCGACTCGAGGCGAGGTTGGCCATCGACCCCGTCCGCCTGATGGCGGTCCTCCTGCTGGCGACCGGACTGGTCCTCGGGCTGGCCTCGGTCCTGGTGGTCTCCAGTTACGTCGGTCTGACCGTCCCCATCGGCGTGTTCTTCCTGCTGGCGCTGGGGTACCTCCTGCTGGTCGTCGAGCGGGCACCCGACGACCCCGAGGAGACGGACGCCGCGGCGACCCCGGAGTGA
- a CDS encoding DUF5793 family protein produces the protein MRRDYFTLDVSNVDGEAETAPVVRIDFDGPSEQLTDRLTDDAGDLLTAEELDVAYRLHGPVNDEDTTGVVAVTNRVTGEFILELNADARDVVRFVDAARAYGKTTDTDTRYVVEVAVDGDPLGEYEKSTLLVYDPEGGLLRQHSLIPSGVEL, from the coding sequence ATGAGGCGTGACTACTTCACCCTCGACGTCTCCAACGTCGACGGGGAGGCCGAGACGGCTCCGGTCGTCCGTATCGACTTCGACGGCCCGAGCGAACAGCTCACCGACCGACTCACCGACGACGCCGGGGACCTTCTCACGGCCGAGGAACTGGACGTCGCCTACCGACTCCACGGCCCGGTCAACGACGAGGACACCACGGGCGTCGTCGCGGTCACCAACCGCGTCACCGGGGAGTTCATCCTCGAACTCAACGCCGACGCGCGCGACGTCGTCCGGTTCGTCGACGCCGCCCGTGCCTACGGGAAGACGACGGACACCGACACCCGTTACGTCGTCGAGGTGGCCGTCGACGGCGACCCGCTCGGCGAGTACGAGAAGTCCACCTTGCTGGTCTACGACCCCGAGGGCGGTCTCCTCCGACAGCACAGCCTCATCCCCAGCGGCGTCGAACTCTGA